In Solibacillus isronensis, the following are encoded in one genomic region:
- the hemH gene encoding ferrochelatase, translated as MKEVRGLLVMAYGTPYKEEDIERYYTHIRHGRKPSQEHLDDLTERYRAIGGISPLAKMTEAQAHALCARLNEVQDEVEYKVFIGLKHIEPFVEDAVEAMVKEGITEAVSIVLAPHFSTFSIKSYNGRAKEAAEKLGGTLNITSVEAWYDEPKFIEFWKNAVNGELAKMTEEERANACLIVSNHSLPEKIKLAGDPYEEQLIETARLIEEASDIVNVEVGWQSAGQTPEPWLGPDVQDLTKELFEQKGYKAFIYTPVGFVTEHLEVLYDNDIECKVVCDEIGASYYRPTMPNTHPLFIDAMVDAINKKLAK; from the coding sequence ATGAAAGAAGTACGCGGGTTATTAGTAATGGCTTATGGTACGCCATATAAAGAAGAAGATATCGAACGTTATTACACACATATTCGTCATGGCCGCAAACCGAGCCAGGAACATTTGGACGACTTAACAGAACGTTACCGTGCAATCGGCGGTATTTCTCCGCTTGCGAAAATGACGGAAGCACAAGCCCATGCATTATGTGCACGTTTGAACGAAGTACAGGACGAAGTGGAATATAAAGTATTTATCGGCTTAAAGCATATTGAACCATTTGTAGAAGATGCAGTAGAAGCAATGGTGAAAGAAGGAATCACTGAAGCGGTATCAATCGTTTTAGCACCACACTTCTCAACTTTCTCTATTAAATCGTACAATGGACGAGCAAAGGAAGCTGCTGAAAAATTAGGCGGTACGTTAAATATCACTTCTGTTGAAGCATGGTATGACGAGCCTAAATTTATTGAATTCTGGAAAAATGCCGTGAATGGCGAGTTGGCAAAAATGACAGAAGAAGAGCGCGCAAATGCTTGCTTAATCGTGTCCAACCACTCATTGCCGGAAAAAATTAAGCTTGCGGGCGATCCGTATGAAGAGCAGTTAATCGAAACAGCACGTTTAATTGAAGAGGCTTCTGATATTGTGAATGTTGAAGTAGGCTGGCAGTCAGCCGGACAAACACCAGAGCCATGGCTAGGACCGGATGTACAGGACTTAACGAAGGAATTATTTGAGCAAAAAGGTTATAAAGCATTCATCTATACACCAGTAGGATTTGTTACTGAGCATTTAGAAGTGCTATATGATAATGATATTGAGTGTAAAGTTGTCTGTGACGAAATCGGTGCAAGCTACTATCGCCCGACAATGCCAAATACACATCCTTTATTCATTGATGCAATGGTAGATGCTATCAATAAAAAATTAGCGAAATAG
- the hemE gene encoding uroporphyrinogen decarboxylase: protein MMKFNDTLLRAARGEQVEHTPVWFMRQAGRSQPEYREIKEKYSLEEITMQPELCAYVTRLPVDQYNVDAAILYKDIVTPLPGMGIDVKIKAGIGPVISNPIRSAADVENLRDFNAQEHTPYVLETIKMLTTEQLNVPLIGFGGAPFTLASYMIEGGPSKNYAKTKSFMVSQPKAWFALMEKLADMIIVDITAQVEAGAKAIQIFDSWVGALNVEDYRIFIKPTMTRIFAELRALNVPLIQFGVGASHLVKEWHDLPVDVVGLDWRLPIREAESRGVTKAVQGNLDPTLLLADWNVIEARAKDIVDQGLAHTGGHIFNLGHGVFPEVDPAVLKRLTTFVHEYSREQIAKRSIQQ, encoded by the coding sequence ATGATGAAATTTAATGACACATTATTACGTGCTGCTCGCGGTGAGCAAGTAGAACATACACCAGTTTGGTTTATGCGCCAGGCAGGCCGTTCACAGCCAGAATATCGTGAAATAAAAGAAAAATATTCATTAGAAGAGATTACAATGCAGCCGGAGTTATGTGCATATGTGACGCGTTTACCTGTTGATCAATACAATGTAGATGCAGCGATTCTTTATAAAGATATTGTTACCCCTTTACCAGGAATGGGAATTGATGTAAAAATAAAAGCGGGAATCGGTCCGGTTATTTCAAATCCTATCCGTTCAGCAGCTGATGTAGAAAACTTACGTGATTTCAACGCACAAGAGCATACACCTTACGTGCTAGAGACAATTAAAATGTTAACGACAGAACAGTTAAATGTTCCGTTAATCGGTTTTGGCGGTGCTCCGTTTACGCTTGCGAGCTATATGATCGAAGGCGGCCCAAGCAAAAACTATGCTAAAACAAAATCATTCATGGTTTCACAGCCAAAAGCATGGTTTGCTTTAATGGAAAAACTGGCTGATATGATTATTGTGGATATTACAGCGCAAGTAGAAGCTGGTGCAAAGGCAATCCAAATTTTCGATTCTTGGGTTGGTGCATTAAATGTAGAAGATTACCGAATTTTTATCAAGCCGACGATGACACGCATTTTTGCTGAATTGCGCGCATTAAATGTACCGTTAATCCAATTTGGTGTAGGTGCATCACATTTAGTAAAAGAATGGCATGACCTGCCAGTTGATGTAGTAGGTTTGGACTGGCGTTTGCCGATCCGTGAAGCAGAATCTCGCGGCGTAACAAAAGCGGTACAAGGGAACTTGGATCCTACATTATTACTTGCTGACTGGAACGTAATCGAAGCACGAGCGAAAGATATTGTGGATCAAGGATTAGCGCATACAGGCGGACATATTTTCAACTTAGGCCACGGTGTCTTCCCAGAAGTAGATCCAGCTGTATTAAAACGACTAACAACATTTGTACACGAATACAGCCGCGAACAAATCGCAAAACGTTCAATACAACAATAA
- a CDS encoding Target of RNAIII-activating protein, with translation MNFYVTSGTPDYMENLITKNPQHPLILLHGNGNSVVLHETENKSIFAVPRKFEVIAQDGQFTQKGYYTFFNMPIMSDERPVFEKKALDVIPALNSNDAVIAYRLLRPIKAETYLFIIQWGGPASYEVWKASNEYKTSFAPIFEGTTQVLQSMFNSSSYITTYSAASKE, from the coding sequence ATGAATTTTTATGTAACTTCAGGAACACCTGACTATATGGAAAATTTAATCACAAAAAATCCACAGCACCCTTTAATTTTATTGCACGGAAATGGTAATTCAGTGGTGTTGCATGAAACAGAGAACAAATCTATTTTCGCAGTACCCCGCAAGTTTGAAGTTATTGCTCAAGATGGACAGTTTACACAAAAGGGCTATTATACTTTTTTCAATATGCCCATTATGTCAGATGAGCGCCCGGTTTTCGAGAAAAAAGCTCTCGATGTCATCCCTGCTTTGAACTCCAATGACGCTGTAATTGCCTATCGTTTACTGCGTCCGATTAAAGCAGAAACCTATTTATTTATTATTCAATGGGGCGGGCCTGCTTCTTATGAAGTCTGGAAAGCCAGCAATGAGTATAAGACTTCATTTGCCCCTATCTTTGAAGGCACGACACAAGTGCTACAGTCGATGTTTAACTCATCATCCTATATTACGACATATAGTGCAGCTTCAAAAGAATAA
- a CDS encoding chromate transporter yields MKIQIQLFKAFFVSGILGFGGGPTIIPLLHKEVVEKYKLMTDDDFSDVLSIGNTLPGPIATKMAGYIGYRIGGFLGLINALFASVMPTVLLIILLLNSLNQFSNSDFINNMSNGVIPIVTVMMGIYAFDFLKKSHKALGLKISAIIFVFSFITIVLFDLHPGIIIGSLLILALALPNKGGKEQ; encoded by the coding sequence GTGAAAATACAAATTCAGTTGTTTAAAGCTTTCTTTGTTTCAGGAATTCTTGGATTCGGGGGAGGTCCGACAATCATTCCATTGCTTCATAAAGAAGTGGTTGAAAAATATAAACTTATGACAGATGATGACTTTTCTGATGTGTTATCGATTGGAAACACATTGCCTGGTCCAATTGCTACAAAGATGGCAGGCTACATTGGTTACCGTATAGGCGGTTTTCTCGGATTAATTAACGCTCTGTTTGCTTCGGTTATGCCTACTGTATTATTAATTATTTTATTATTAAATTCATTAAACCAATTCAGTAACTCTGACTTTATCAACAACATGTCTAATGGCGTCATACCCATTGTGACAGTGATGATGGGGATTTATGCATTTGACTTTTTAAAGAAATCGCATAAAGCTTTAGGTCTAAAAATCAGCGCAATTATTTTCGTGTTCAGTTTTATAACGATTGTTTTATTCGATCTCCACCCTGGGATTATCATCGGTTCCCTCTTAATATTGGCGCTGGCATTGCCCAATAAAGGAGGAAAAGAACAATGA
- a CDS encoding chromate transporter: MIFWELFIAFLIPNLLAYGGGPASIPLIEHEVVDRYEWMTQSEFSEFLALANSLPGPIATKMAGYIGFEVGGISGSIIALFATVAPTLILMITLLNLLQKYRDSPKVMRLSSFVLPAIAVLLITLTFDFAKSSYESNKLIPTILMIVGSYIALEKFKVPSIIVIAAGLLIGGFLL; the protein is encoded by the coding sequence ATGATATTTTGGGAGCTTTTTATTGCATTTTTAATACCGAACCTTTTGGCATACGGAGGCGGGCCTGCTTCAATCCCGTTAATTGAACATGAAGTGGTAGACAGGTATGAGTGGATGACGCAAAGTGAATTCAGTGAGTTTCTTGCTTTGGCAAATTCATTGCCCGGTCCTATCGCAACGAAGATGGCGGGTTATATCGGCTTTGAAGTTGGTGGTATTTCAGGGAGTATTATAGCGTTATTTGCGACAGTAGCCCCCACCCTGATTTTAATGATTACACTTTTGAATCTTCTACAAAAATATAGAGATTCGCCTAAAGTAATGCGGTTATCAAGCTTTGTATTACCTGCAATTGCCGTATTATTAATTACATTAACATTCGATTTTGCCAAGTCTTCCTATGAATCAAATAAACTGATTCCAACGATTTTAATGATTGTCGGCAGCTATATTGCTCTGGAAAAATTCAAAGTTCCTTCTATTATAGTAATCGCCGCCGGATTATTAATTGGCGGATTCTTGTTATAA
- a CDS encoding ABC transporter permease produces MNSMHSVWAKRFEHYIGEVMKYMRFVFTGHIAIVLVFIAGAGGYQYSEWLKVVQPDFPAEWLVALVIGFLVALSRPVTLLKEPDQVYLLPLESQMPNYFKKAMNWTFWSQLLLPVVLYIITIPLLKEVTTLSVAEIWLTALFIAVLKFINVRAEFNYRYANRGNAIVLDRFVRAIVSIIGIQMTLTDGLLGIVFLIMMAYYTFTLKKKVQDNPVPYEHFIKLEQNRMMRFYRFANYFTDVPHLKGSVKRRAWLDIAYKAISYKKENTQAYLIYRTFIRTDDHFYLWVRLTAISAVIAMFITIPFVTWIVAGALAFATTLQLKYALMSAGDFRMDMLYPIPRDTRKQAVAKLLRQLSIVQAIIVTLCAVMQPQFYIIPIVIIAVSELTMRMSK; encoded by the coding sequence ATGAACAGCATGCATAGTGTATGGGCTAAGCGCTTCGAGCATTACATCGGCGAAGTGATGAAGTATATGCGCTTCGTCTTTACAGGGCATATTGCGATTGTCCTTGTCTTTATCGCAGGGGCAGGGGGATATCAGTACAGTGAATGGCTGAAGGTCGTGCAGCCTGATTTTCCGGCAGAATGGCTCGTTGCCCTTGTAATCGGGTTCTTAGTTGCATTAAGTAGACCTGTCACATTGCTGAAAGAACCCGATCAAGTATACTTATTGCCGCTAGAAAGCCAAATGCCGAACTATTTCAAAAAGGCGATGAACTGGACGTTTTGGTCACAGCTATTGTTGCCGGTCGTTCTGTATATTATAACGATTCCGTTATTGAAAGAAGTTACGACACTTAGCGTAGCTGAAATTTGGCTGACAGCTCTATTTATCGCGGTGCTGAAATTTATTAATGTGCGCGCCGAATTCAATTACCGTTATGCAAATCGTGGGAATGCCATTGTACTCGACCGATTTGTGCGGGCGATTGTGTCGATTATCGGGATTCAAATGACATTGACAGACGGTTTGCTGGGCATCGTATTTCTTATTATGATGGCTTATTATACATTTACATTGAAGAAAAAAGTGCAGGACAATCCAGTGCCTTACGAACATTTTATTAAGCTTGAGCAAAACCGCATGATGCGTTTTTACCGTTTTGCCAACTACTTCACAGATGTCCCGCATTTAAAGGGCTCTGTAAAACGTCGTGCATGGCTGGATATTGCGTATAAAGCAATCAGCTATAAAAAGGAAAATACACAGGCATATTTAATTTACCGCACGTTTATCCGTACAGATGACCATTTTTATTTATGGGTACGGTTAACGGCGATTTCAGCTGTTATTGCGATGTTTATTACGATTCCATTTGTAACTTGGATCGTTGCAGGAGCACTTGCATTTGCGACAACCCTTCAGCTTAAGTATGCCCTCATGTCAGCAGGGGATTTTCGAATGGACATGCTTTACCCGATCCCTCGCGATACGAGAAAACAGGCTGTCGCAAAACTGCTTCGTCAACTAAGCATTGTACAGGCTATTATTGTGACACTTTGTGCAGTCATGCAGCCGCAGTTTTACATTATTCCAATTGTCATTATCGCAGTCAGTGAACTGACGATGAGAATGTCAAAATAA
- a CDS encoding ABC transporter ATP-binding protein, whose amino-acid sequence MTILQLQNVTGGYTRKPVIQDLSFEINKGELVGLIGLNGAGKSTTIKHIIGTLLPRSGEIRLNGVTLKGNLDKYRSSFSYIPETPVLYEELTLKEHLQLTAMAYGLDERTLEERSEVLLKEFRMEKRLNWFPSHFSKGMRQKVMIMCAFLVDPSLYIIDEPFVGLDPLGIQSLLDQMDDKKRAGASILMSTHILSTAEKHCDRIILLHEGRVRAQGTMNDLRKAFNMPTATLDDLYIAMTKEQDNEQHA is encoded by the coding sequence GTGACAATTTTACAACTGCAAAATGTAACAGGTGGTTATACGAGAAAGCCTGTGATTCAAGATTTATCATTTGAAATTAACAAAGGAGAGCTCGTTGGATTAATCGGCCTTAACGGTGCTGGGAAAAGTACGACGATCAAGCATATTATTGGCACGCTCTTACCGCGCTCTGGAGAAATTCGTTTAAACGGTGTGACGTTAAAGGGAAATTTGGACAAGTACCGATCAAGCTTCTCCTATATTCCGGAAACACCCGTACTATATGAAGAATTAACATTAAAAGAACATTTACAATTAACGGCAATGGCCTATGGTTTAGATGAGAGAACATTGGAAGAACGCTCTGAAGTTTTATTGAAGGAATTCCGTATGGAAAAGCGATTAAATTGGTTCCCTTCGCACTTTTCTAAAGGGATGCGCCAGAAGGTAATGATTATGTGCGCATTTTTAGTCGATCCAAGTTTATATATTATCGATGAGCCGTTTGTCGGTTTAGACCCGCTCGGCATTCAGTCATTGCTTGATCAAATGGATGATAAAAAACGTGCAGGGGCATCGATTTTAATGTCGACACATATTTTATCGACTGCAGAAAAACATTGTGACCGCATCATCTTACTTCATGAAGGACGTGTTCGTGCGCAAGGAACAATGAATGATTTGCGCAAAGCGTTCAATATGCCGACTGCGACACTGGATGATTTGTATATTGCAATGACAAAGGAGCAGGACAATGAACAGCATGCATAG
- a CDS encoding HIT family protein, whose product MSDCLFCKIIAGEIPSIKVYEDEHTFAFMDIAPLTKGHTLLIPKTHCKDLFEMSEDVARNLYAAAPKVANAIKAAFNPAGMNTINNNGAEAGQTVFHYHLHLVPRYDEKDGLVVNWNGRSQEFPPDVLSTLSEEIKSHL is encoded by the coding sequence ATGAGTGATTGCTTATTTTGCAAAATCATTGCCGGTGAAATTCCAAGTATTAAAGTTTATGAGGACGAGCATACTTTTGCCTTCATGGACATTGCCCCATTAACAAAAGGCCATACACTGTTAATCCCGAAAACACATTGTAAAGATCTATTTGAAATGTCAGAAGATGTAGCACGTAATTTATATGCTGCTGCCCCGAAAGTGGCTAATGCCATTAAAGCTGCTTTTAACCCGGCTGGTATGAATACGATTAATAATAACGGTGCTGAAGCAGGCCAAACCGTTTTCCATTACCATCTGCATCTCGTTCCCCGCTATGACGAAAAAGATGGACTAGTTGTCAACTGGAATGGTCGTTCACAGGAATTCCCGCCAGATGTGCTGTCGACACTTTCTGAGGAAATTAAATCACATTTATAA
- a CDS encoding YtxH domain-containing protein, whose amino-acid sequence MKAKSFLLGITTGIVGGAAVILFTAPQSGTALRQNLLENTKKATSKLQDVQHELNNVKQSITTLKAEVQNSMPSIVNELKDNFANFKTQIEPEAINLKQEIEKLQNSISEIEKNIPSNRNNE is encoded by the coding sequence ATGAAAGCAAAATCATTTTTACTAGGTATTACAACTGGCATCGTTGGCGGTGCGGCTGTTATTTTATTTACAGCACCGCAATCAGGGACAGCTTTACGACAAAACTTATTGGAGAATACTAAAAAGGCCACATCAAAGCTCCAAGACGTACAACATGAACTAAATAACGTCAAGCAATCGATTACAACTTTAAAGGCAGAAGTACAAAATAGTATGCCTAGTATAGTAAATGAATTAAAGGATAATTTCGCAAATTTCAAAACCCAGATAGAACCGGAAGCAATAAATTTAAAACAAGAAATCGAGAAATTACAGAATTCTATAAGTGAAATCGAGAAAAATATACCTTCAAATAGAAATAACGAGTAA
- a CDS encoding HTH-type transcriptional regulator Hpr, with translation MALTEDLYSQREAMLFSQRVAQLSKALWKAIEKDWQTWIKPFDLNINEHHILWISYHLKGASISDVAKFGVMHVSTAFNFSKKLEERGLLTFSKRDEDKRNTYVELTDKGAELILRMYDHYHDTEHTILTGALPLKELYGRFPEFLDVMAVIRNIYGDDFIEIFERSFFNFKETIDDKGKPSITTTL, from the coding sequence ATTGCTTTGACAGAAGATTTATACTCACAACGAGAGGCTATGTTATTTAGCCAAAGAGTCGCACAACTTTCGAAAGCACTATGGAAAGCTATCGAAAAAGATTGGCAAACATGGATTAAACCTTTTGATTTAAATATTAATGAACACCATATTTTATGGATTTCATATCATTTGAAAGGTGCCTCCATTTCAGATGTAGCTAAATTTGGTGTCATGCATGTATCTACCGCTTTCAACTTTTCAAAAAAATTAGAAGAACGTGGATTACTAACTTTCTCAAAACGTGATGAAGACAAACGTAATACATATGTTGAGTTAACTGATAAAGGCGCAGAACTCATTCTACGTATGTACGATCATTATCACGATACAGAACATACGATTTTAACAGGCGCATTGCCATTAAAAGAACTATACGGACGTTTCCCTGAGTTTTTAGATGTAATGGCTGTTATTCGCAATATTTATGGGGATGACTTCATCGAAATATTTGAACGTTCCTTCTTTAACTTTAAAGAAACAATTGATGACAAAGGTAAGCCATCAATCACTACAACTTTATAA
- a CDS encoding DUF3267 domain-containing protein has protein sequence MHCWKTINIEREYGTGRLVLLAITLFVLVFCFSYIAFSFNFNGKHIDRHLWLVLLVIPFIYPMHKLIHYFALFQHRKSLVIRFKIQHLMPVVRMRLQNGIPKKSYLFALVTPFIVINAALIAGGIYYPEYAHYFSGLLAFHCCICLMDFLYVKNLMYAPNNAIIEETPRGYEILVPLDI, from the coding sequence ATGCATTGTTGGAAAACGATCAACATTGAGCGAGAGTATGGTACGGGAAGACTTGTATTATTGGCAATCACTCTTTTCGTCCTTGTATTTTGCTTTTCATACATTGCATTTAGTTTTAATTTTAACGGTAAGCATATCGATCGACATTTATGGTTAGTTTTATTAGTAATACCTTTTATTTATCCTATGCATAAATTAATACATTATTTCGCTCTCTTTCAACATAGAAAATCACTCGTCATTCGCTTTAAAATTCAACATCTCATGCCGGTTGTCCGGATGCGCCTGCAAAACGGCATTCCAAAAAAGTCTTACCTTTTTGCACTCGTAACACCTTTTATCGTTATTAATGCTGCATTGATCGCTGGGGGCATTTACTATCCTGAATATGCGCATTATTTCAGTGGTTTGCTCGCATTTCACTGCTGTATATGTCTTATGGATTTTTTATATGTGAAAAATTTAATGTATGCACCAAACAATGCTATAATTGAAGAAACGCCAAGAGGTTATGAAATTTTAGTTCCGCTTGATATTTAG
- a CDS encoding YjcZ family sporulation protein, which produces MGGGGYNGGGSGYGSGFALLVVLFILLIIVGAAFIY; this is translated from the coding sequence ATGGGTGGCGGAGGTTACAATGGCGGCGGCTCAGGCTACGGCTCTGGCTTTGCTTTATTAGTTGTGTTGTTTATCTTATTAATTATTGTAGGTGCAGCTTTCATCTACTAA
- a CDS encoding peptidylprolyl isomerase encodes MKKTIFALTVAASIGLAACSNPGDEVVVSTSVGDITQEEFYNSMKDIAGDQLLQQVVVEQILNDKYKVTDEEIEEELKGVKEQYGESYESVLAQSNLTEETLKTNIRFTLLQEKALKDVEVTDEEIEKYYNQASQELNARHILVEDEETAKEIKAKLDAGEDFAKLAKEFSTDPGSGAQGGDLGWFTVGTMVPEFNDAAYALEIDEISEPVQSEHGFHIIQVTEKRDVKDYGKLEDKKEEIRESIAATKADWNTKMAELINDADVKVKDKDLKDAFSGFKAE; translated from the coding sequence ATGAAAAAGACCATTTTTGCATTAACAGTTGCTGCTTCAATCGGTTTAGCTGCATGCAGTAATCCTGGAGATGAAGTTGTCGTATCAACAAGTGTAGGCGATATCACTCAAGAAGAATTTTATAATTCAATGAAGGACATCGCAGGTGACCAATTACTGCAACAAGTAGTAGTTGAACAGATTTTAAACGATAAATATAAAGTAACAGATGAAGAAATCGAAGAAGAATTGAAGGGTGTAAAAGAGCAGTATGGCGAGAGCTATGAGTCTGTTTTAGCACAAAGCAATTTAACGGAAGAAACGTTAAAAACAAATATTCGTTTCACATTGTTACAAGAGAAAGCTTTAAAAGATGTTGAAGTAACTGACGAGGAAATCGAAAAGTACTACAACCAAGCATCTCAAGAATTAAATGCTCGCCACATTTTAGTGGAAGATGAAGAGACTGCAAAAGAAATCAAAGCTAAATTAGATGCTGGAGAAGATTTTGCTAAACTAGCGAAAGAATTCTCAACTGATCCTGGTTCTGGAGCACAAGGCGGAGATTTAGGTTGGTTTACAGTAGGTACAATGGTGCCTGAATTCAACGATGCTGCATATGCATTGGAAATCGATGAAATCAGCGAGCCTGTACAATCTGAACATGGTTTCCACATCATTCAAGTGACTGAAAAACGTGATGTTAAAGATTACGGTAAACTTGAAGACAAAAAAGAAGAAATCCGTGAGTCAATTGCAGCTACAAAAGCTGATTGGAACACGAAAATGGCAGAGTTAATCAACGATGCAGATGTAAAAGTTAAAGACAAAGATTTAAAAGACGCATTTTCAGGCTTCAAAGCTGAATAA
- a CDS encoding zinc ribbon domain-containing protein YjdM: MEQLPKCPECGSEYTYEDGQNYVCPECAHEWSQAVETVQEEGLVVRDVNGNLLADGDTVTVVKDLKVKGSSSTLKIGTRVKNIRLVEGDHNIDCKIDGFGAMKLKSEFVKKN; this comes from the coding sequence ATGGAACAATTACCGAAATGCCCGGAATGCGGATCAGAGTATACGTATGAAGATGGACAAAATTATGTGTGCCCGGAATGTGCGCATGAATGGTCTCAAGCAGTTGAAACAGTGCAAGAAGAAGGATTAGTCGTTCGTGATGTAAACGGTAACCTGTTGGCTGATGGTGATACCGTAACAGTTGTAAAGGATTTAAAAGTAAAGGGAAGCTCCTCTACGTTAAAAATCGGTACACGTGTTAAAAACATTCGACTTGTAGAAGGCGACCACAATATTGATTGTAAAATCGACGGTTTTGGTGCAATGAAGCTGAAATCGGAATTCGTAAAGAAAAACTAA
- the serC gene encoding 3-phosphoserine/phosphohydroxythreonine transaminase: MTVTTKRAFNFNAGPSALPLEVLQKAQAELVDFKGTGMSVMELSHRSAAFEEVHNEAIANLRQLYEIPENYEVLFLQGGASLQFSMIPMNFLSEGQKASYIQTGAWSEKAFAEAKLFGTPVEAASSKSNNYKNIPALSDIQIDEDTAYLHLTSNNTIFGTQWKTFPTTGDLPLIADMSSDILSKKIDVSNFAMIYAGAQKNLGPSGVTVVIIRKDFLEKANSNIPTMLKYATHSKNNSLYNTPPTFGIYMLGEVLKWVKAEGGLEAIEQRNEEKAKFIYDVIDNSNGFYYGHATEDSRSLMNITFRVADEELEKKFLAEAKTAGFVGLNGHRSVGGCRASTYNAVPVETCKALADFMLKFQQANQ; this comes from the coding sequence TTGACAGTAACAACTAAACGCGCATTTAACTTTAATGCTGGTCCATCGGCATTACCATTAGAAGTTTTACAAAAAGCACAGGCAGAGCTAGTAGATTTTAAAGGTACTGGTATGTCTGTAATGGAATTAAGCCACCGTAGCGCTGCATTTGAAGAAGTACATAATGAAGCGATTGCAAATTTACGCCAATTATATGAAATCCCTGAAAACTATGAAGTACTATTTTTACAAGGCGGAGCAAGCCTTCAATTTTCAATGATTCCAATGAACTTCTTAAGTGAAGGTCAAAAGGCGAGCTATATCCAAACAGGTGCATGGTCAGAAAAAGCCTTTGCAGAAGCGAAGCTATTCGGGACACCTGTAGAGGCAGCAAGCTCAAAAAGCAATAACTACAAAAATATCCCGGCTCTTTCAGATATCCAAATCGATGAAGATACAGCATACCTTCACTTAACATCAAACAATACAATTTTCGGGACACAATGGAAAACATTCCCGACTACTGGTGACCTTCCACTAATTGCGGACATGTCTTCTGATATTTTATCGAAGAAAATTGATGTATCGAATTTTGCCATGATTTATGCAGGTGCACAGAAAAACTTAGGTCCTTCAGGTGTAACTGTTGTCATCATCCGTAAAGATTTTCTTGAAAAAGCAAATTCAAATATCCCGACAATGCTGAAATACGCAACACATTCTAAAAATAACTCGTTGTACAATACGCCTCCTACTTTCGGTATTTATATGTTAGGCGAAGTATTAAAATGGGTGAAAGCTGAAGGTGGCTTAGAAGCGATCGAGCAGCGTAATGAAGAAAAGGCGAAGTTTATTTATGATGTAATCGACAATTCGAACGGCTTCTACTACGGGCATGCAACTGAAGATTCACGTTCATTGATGAACATTACGTTCCGTGTAGCAGATGAAGAGCTGGAGAAAAAGTTCCTTGCTGAAGCAAAAACAGCCGGATTTGTCGGTTTAAACGGTCACCGTTCTGTAGGAGGCTGCCGCGCTTCTACTTACAACGCTGTCCCAGTCGAAACATGCAAAGCCCTTGCTGATTTCATGTTGAAATTCCAGCAGGCTAATCAATAA